From the genome of Geminocystis herdmanii PCC 6308, one region includes:
- a CDS encoding pyridoxal-phosphate-dependent aminotransferase family protein, protein MQDKLMLMIPGPTPVPERVLLAMAKHPIGHRSGDFSNIIGELNENLKWLHQTKNEVLTLCSSGTGAMEAGIINFLSKGDRVLVGNNGKFGERWGILSRAFGLDVEEITAEWGKQLNPEDFREKLEADTEKKIKAVIITHSETSTGVLNDLETINKHVKAHGEALIIVDAVTSLGAVNVPIDEWGLDVVASGSQKGYMIPPGLGFVAVSDKAWEAHKTSDLPKFYLDLLPYKKANGKNSSPFTPAINLMYALQASLQMMKEEGLENIFDRHKRLTKICREGVKALGLPLYASDEAAALAITAVIPDKHDAEAIRSTMRKKYDIILAGGQDHLTGKIFRMGHLGFVSERDVLSALASLKETLEILG, encoded by the coding sequence ATGCAAGATAAATTAATGTTGATGATTCCAGGTCCTACACCTGTACCTGAAAGAGTATTGTTAGCGATGGCGAAACACCCCATCGGGCATCGTAGCGGTGATTTTAGCAATATTATTGGGGAATTAAATGAGAATTTGAAGTGGTTACATCAAACTAAAAATGAAGTACTCACTTTATGCTCTTCGGGTACAGGAGCGATGGAAGCTGGTATTATTAACTTCTTGAGTAAGGGCGATCGAGTTTTAGTCGGAAACAATGGTAAATTTGGGGAAAGATGGGGGATTTTAAGTCGTGCCTTCGGTTTAGATGTAGAAGAAATTACCGCCGAATGGGGTAAACAACTCAACCCTGAAGATTTTAGGGAAAAATTAGAAGCCGATACCGAGAAAAAAATCAAAGCCGTCATTATTACCCATTCTGAAACTTCCACAGGGGTTTTAAACGACTTAGAAACCATCAACAAACACGTTAAAGCCCACGGTGAAGCCCTCATTATTGTGGATGCCGTCACCAGTTTAGGGGCAGTAAATGTACCTATTGACGAATGGGGCTTAGATGTGGTAGCTTCTGGATCACAAAAAGGTTATATGATTCCCCCCGGCTTAGGTTTTGTTGCGGTAAGTGATAAGGCATGGGAAGCTCATAAAACTTCTGATTTACCTAAATTTTACTTAGATTTATTACCTTACAAGAAAGCAAACGGTAAAAATAGCTCACCTTTCACCCCTGCCATTAATTTGATGTATGCGTTACAAGCATCTTTGCAAATGATGAAAGAGGAAGGCTTAGAAAATATTTTTGACAGACACAAACGCTTAACAAAAATCTGTCGTGAGGGAGTTAAGGCTTTAGGTTTACCTTTATACGCTAGTGACGAAGCCGCTGCTTTAGCGATTACGGCGGTTATCCCTGATAAACATGATGCGGAAGCCATTCGATCGACTATGCGCAAAAAATATGACATTATTTTAGCAGGTGGACAAGATCATTTAACTGGTAAAATTTTCCGTATGGGACATTTAGGCTTTGTATCGGAAAGAGATGTTTTAAGCGCCTTAGCCTCCTTAAAAGAAACCTTAGAAATTTTAGGTTAA
- a CDS encoding chorismate lyase — translation MRTRSNTTLKTWHKLTPIWQGGEELVKIGLPHSQLSPPWQILLLGDGSPTRHLRLLTSETIEVDVIDMSLIGDDLDNAPMGIEKIPSPRLRRQVWLKTASGQILAYATSWWEASHVDEYLQNRSLPIWESLSRLHTELYRDIQGIYYGESEALEEGFKEKGAFWGRHYLFWHSGKPLTLIYEVFSPYLSKYLG, via the coding sequence ATGAGAACTCGATCGAACACAACCCTTAAAACATGGCACAAATTAACCCCTATTTGGCAAGGGGGGGAGGAATTAGTCAAAATAGGTTTACCCCATAGTCAACTTTCGCCCCCATGGCAGATACTATTATTAGGAGATGGTTCACCCACTAGACACCTGAGATTACTTACAAGTGAAACCATCGAAGTTGATGTAATTGATATGTCTTTGATCGGTGATGATTTAGATAACGCTCCCATGGGTATAGAAAAAATACCATCACCTCGATTAAGAAGACAGGTATGGTTAAAAACCGCCAGTGGACAAATTTTAGCCTATGCCACTTCTTGGTGGGAAGCGAGTCATGTTGACGAATATTTACAAAATCGTAGTTTGCCCATTTGGGAAAGTTTATCTCGATTACATACAGAATTATATAGAGATATTCAAGGAATTTATTATGGAGAGTCGGAGGCATTAGAGGAAGGATTTAAGGAAAAAGGCGCTTTTTGGGGGCGACATTACTTATTTTGGCACTCTGGGAAGCCTTTAACTCTGATTTATGAGGTTTTTTCTCCTTATCTATCGAAATATTTGGGATAA
- the trxA gene encoding thioredoxin, whose translation MSEVTEVKEADFKEVVLDSELPVLVDFWAPWCGPCRMVAPVVEEIAQQYEGKVKVVKLNTDENPQIASQYGIRSIPTLMVFKGGQKLEMVVGAVPKTTLSNTLEKHL comes from the coding sequence ATGTCGGAAGTGACAGAAGTAAAAGAAGCGGATTTTAAAGAAGTAGTTTTAGATAGTGAATTACCCGTATTAGTCGATTTTTGGGCTCCTTGGTGTGGTCCTTGTCGCATGGTAGCACCCGTTGTCGAAGAAATCGCTCAACAATATGAAGGTAAAGTCAAAGTTGTCAAACTAAACACTGACGAAAATCCTCAAATTGCCAGTCAGTATGGAATTCGTAGTATTCCTACCCTGATGGTTTTTAAAGGTGGACAAAAATTAGAAATGGTAGTAGGTGCAGTACCTAAAACTACTCTTTCTAATACATTGGAAAAGCATCTTTAA